Proteins encoded by one window of Arachis hypogaea cultivar Tifrunner chromosome 1, arahy.Tifrunner.gnm2.J5K5, whole genome shotgun sequence:
- the LOC112701549 gene encoding uncharacterized protein, translating to MEDTDKNSTPQVLEVLQALKQASQELQHKHDNTSLAIKALLELHTESDTILSNDPNLSALSHHLSRLKHLVDHINSTTSRHRPHSLRSFLSRRLSTHSISKLANSIESEIQAWIDRESIHSLSRHLNDHLAPDQLIALLTQFRQRLSQGFNRDLQDLVLNNKIFSSLESVLFDAKCSLNVRENAGLAVAALIRFNKDVFVGQVLMGPTIRALVSMGSLRSIEALCSLIRSIKSPFVDEIESNGEIPNIIGFLDCEELEMRVLGMDCVLEIGYFGRKEAVEAMLKEGLVEKLVELQRSELGGDLIDLDHEKKTEEEDENDCDEDGQVREGKRQKRFLEGHPFASCVARFAVMLEIGEGLRQREKRAFKQEILVRVREASVSDAEAATIVAEVLWGTSL from the coding sequence ATGGAAGACACAGATAAGAACAGCACCCCGCAAGTTCTAGAAGTCCTGCAAGCACTGAAACAAGCATCACAAGAGCTTCAACACAAGCACGATAACACATCGCTCGCCATTAAAGCACTCCTGGAGCTCCACACTGAGTCCGATACAATACTCTCCAACGACCCAAACCTCTCCGCTCTCTCCCACCATCTTTCCCGCCTCAAGCACCTCGTCGACCACATTAACTCCACCACTTCCCGCCACCGCCCTCACTCCCTCCGTTCCTTCCTCTCCCGACGACTCTCCACTCACTCCATCTCCAAGCTCGCCAACTCCATCGAGTCCGAAATCCAAGCATGGATCGACCGCGAGAGCATCCACTCCCTCTCCCGCCACCTAAATGACCATCTTGCCCCCGACCAGTTAATCGCTCTCTTGACTCAGTTCCGTCAACGACTCTCCCAGGGTTTCAACCGCGACCTGCAGGACCTAGTTCTCAACAATAAGATCTTCTCTTCACTCGAATCGGTTCTCTTCGACGCTAAGTGCTCCCTCAATGTTCGCGAGAACGCGGGGCTGGCTGTGGCGGCGCTGATTCGATTCAACAAGGACGTCTTCGTCGGCCAGGTTCTCATGGGCCCTACCATTCGAGCTCTGGTGAGTATGGGCTCGCTGCGTTCGATTGAGGCTCTGTGTTCTCTGATCAGGTCAATCAAGTCGCCGTTTGTGGACGAGATTGAATCGAACGGTGAGATTCCCAACATCATTGGGTTTTTGGATTGCGAGGAGTTGGAAATGAGGGTTTTGGGGATGGATTGCGTGCTTGAGATTGGGTACTTTGGGAGGAAGGAAGCGGTGGAGGCCATGCTCAAGGAGGGTTTGGTGGAGAAGCTTGTGGAGCTGCAAAGGTCGGAGCTTGGCGGGGATTTGATCGATTTAGATCACGAGAAGAAGAcagaggaagaagatgagaaTGATTGTGATGAAGATGGACAAGTTAGAGAAGGGAAGAGGCAGAAGAGGTTCTTGGAGGGACACCCTTTTGCGAGCTGCGTAGCGAGGTTTGCAGTTATGCTGGAGATTGGAGAAGGATTGAGACAAAGAGAGAAGAGGGCATTCAAGCAGGAAATTCTCGTTAGGGTTAGGGAGGCTTCTGTTTCTGATGCAGAAGCTGCCACCATTGTTGCTGAGGTTTTGTGGGGCACTTCGCTTTAA